One Alkaliphilus sp. B6464 genomic window carries:
- a CDS encoding Lon protease family protein yields the protein MQNYCKLSYRQLKKYCDLTNFKFDTTDEIPCLVGIMGQERAEEAMEFGLGIDHPSYNIYISGAKGTGRTSYAKKVVEKKSQSQKVPVDWCYVYNFDSKGKIEALSLPAGMGRIFKKDMDELIEELLIQVPRAFNSVDYEKQRNEIIKEYQEQKNKLIQYLSSYSKEKHFILKSTTTGFVFTPIYEENEISEDKLDELDEEVKEQLEKQLEEIHEAALDILSQVKKLERVAKKKLLQLEMKVGIYVIKPLINELFKKYNQCENVHNYLKKVESDIIENIFYFYSEEVDEDDEIITIKTAENEDVIKKYKVNLFVDNSNTEGAPVIMEFNPTLNNLVGKIEYENVNGSLRTDFLLVKPGAIQIANGGYLIIQASQLLSNPYAWETLKRILQTKEVTVESMGSQLGIGEVSSMKLEPIPINLKVILIGSSYLYHLLYRYDEDFEKYFKILVDFNDDMKRNDENEQKMISFISCYTQNEGLLSFDKKAVAELMEYSSRLIGSQTKFSTRFNKIIEIIIEANQWAQLEKSAVVSGTHVKHAVDKKWERLNQYEENVLEMFEQGKILIDAKGSKIGVVNGLSVISIGEYMFGKPSVITVTTSKGKGNIINIEREANLSGDIYDKGIMILTGFLLEKFAQDDVFNLSARICFEQSYGGVDGDSASSAELYGLLSSIAKLPLKQNIAVTGSVNQKGFIQPVGGVTEKIEGFFKLCYRKGLTGDQGVIIPHQNIGDLMLRDEVVEAVKAGKFHIYAVKHVDEGIEILTDRPAEEVYKIVEERLKTVVDNKNNK from the coding sequence GATACCTTGCTTGGTAGGTATAATGGGGCAAGAAAGAGCTGAAGAAGCAATGGAATTTGGCCTTGGGATAGATCATCCAAGTTATAATATTTATATTAGTGGAGCAAAGGGTACAGGTAGAACTAGCTATGCTAAAAAGGTCGTAGAAAAGAAGTCACAAAGTCAGAAAGTTCCAGTTGACTGGTGCTATGTATATAATTTTGATTCTAAAGGTAAAATAGAGGCTTTAAGTTTACCAGCCGGTATGGGAAGAATATTTAAAAAGGATATGGATGAGCTCATCGAAGAATTGTTAATACAAGTTCCAAGGGCTTTTAATAGTGTAGATTATGAAAAACAAAGAAATGAAATTATTAAAGAGTATCAGGAACAAAAAAACAAGCTTATTCAATATCTATCTAGTTATTCGAAGGAAAAACATTTTATACTTAAGAGTACAACTACGGGTTTTGTTTTTACTCCAATATATGAAGAAAATGAAATATCAGAGGATAAATTAGATGAATTAGATGAAGAAGTTAAAGAGCAACTAGAAAAACAATTAGAAGAAATACATGAGGCTGCCCTTGATATTCTGAGTCAGGTTAAAAAGCTAGAGCGAGTAGCAAAAAAGAAACTACTTCAATTAGAAATGAAGGTAGGTATATATGTTATAAAGCCCTTAATAAATGAACTATTTAAGAAGTATAATCAATGCGAAAATGTACACAATTATTTAAAAAAAGTAGAAAGTGATATTATTGAAAATATATTTTACTTTTATTCAGAGGAAGTCGATGAGGATGACGAAATTATAACTATTAAGACTGCAGAAAATGAAGATGTTATTAAAAAGTACAAAGTTAACTTATTTGTAGACAATAGTAATACAGAAGGCGCTCCTGTAATTATGGAATTTAATCCTACTTTGAATAATTTAGTAGGAAAAATTGAATATGAAAATGTTAATGGGAGCTTAAGAACAGATTTTCTTTTAGTTAAGCCTGGTGCTATTCAAATAGCTAATGGTGGATACTTGATAATACAAGCAAGTCAGCTATTAAGTAATCCATACGCTTGGGAAACTTTAAAGAGAATATTACAAACTAAAGAAGTTACTGTAGAAAGCATGGGTAGTCAGCTGGGAATAGGAGAAGTATCTTCTATGAAGTTAGAGCCTATACCTATAAACTTAAAAGTTATTTTAATCGGAAGTAGCTACCTATATCATTTGCTTTATCGGTATGATGAGGATTTTGAAAAGTACTTTAAAATATTAGTGGATTTTAATGATGATATGAAAAGAAATGATGAAAATGAGCAGAAGATGATAAGTTTTATTAGCTGCTATACACAAAATGAAGGTTTGCTCTCATTTGATAAAAAAGCTGTAGCTGAACTTATGGAATATAGCTCAAGACTAATAGGTAGTCAAACAAAGTTTTCCACAAGATTTAATAAAATTATTGAAATTATTATAGAAGCAAATCAATGGGCACAATTAGAAAAATCTGCTGTGGTTTCTGGTACACATGTTAAGCATGCTGTAGATAAGAAATGGGAGAGATTAAATCAATATGAAGAAAATGTTTTAGAAATGTTTGAACAAGGAAAAATATTAATAGATGCTAAAGGAAGTAAAATAGGGGTTGTTAATGGACTATCGGTAATTAGCATAGGAGAGTATATGTTTGGAAAGCCTAGTGTAATTACAGTTACAACCAGTAAAGGTAAAGGAAATATTATTAATATTGAGCGTGAGGCAAATTTAAGTGGAGATATTTATGATAAAGGTATAATGATTCTAACAGGTTTTTTACTAGAAAAATTTGCACAAGATGATGTATTTAATCTATCAGCTAGGATTTGCTTCGAGCAGTCTTATGGTGGAGTAGATGGGGATAGTGCTTCGAGTGCAGAACTGTACGGATTATTGTCAAGTATTGCAAAACTTCCGCTTAAACAAAATATAGCAGTAACAGGATCCGTAAACCAAAAAGGTTTTATACAGCCAGTAGGTGGAGTTACTGAAAAGATAGAGGGGTTTTTCAAACTTTGTTATAGAAAGGGTTTAACTGGAGATCAAGGAGTAATAATACCTCACCAAAATATTGGAGACTTAATGCTAAGAGACGAGGTTGTAGAAGCTGTTAAGGCAGGTAAATTCCATATTTATGCTGTTAAGCATGTAGATGAAGGAATAGAAATATTAACAGATAGACCAGCAGAAGAGGTTTATAAAATAGTAGAGGAAAGACTAAAAACTGTGGTAGATAATAAAAACAATAAATAA